One part of the Rutidosis leptorrhynchoides isolate AG116_Rl617_1_P2 chromosome 1, CSIRO_AGI_Rlap_v1, whole genome shotgun sequence genome encodes these proteins:
- the LOC139868021 gene encoding uncharacterized protein, translated as MDNVVQLQSESRENIVEEGHEAGVFDSLDLEASNLVHEFLSPNRIEGASSFSVPFYTLNGSRYFIPEVQPIHKPVVGTMFNSLGEALVMYKSYAEKAGFSVRKYTAKHKANGELSHRLFVCKTNVDSIQRSVEVQKLHEHCEFCTAG; from the exons ATGGATAACGTGGTTCAATTGCAATCTGAAAGTCGCGAAAATATAGTTGAAGAAGGACACGAAGCAGGCGTTTTTGACTCACTTGATTTGGAAGCATCGAATCTTGTTCATGAATTTCTGAGTCCTAATCGAATTGAAG GTGCATCTAGTTTTAGTGTTCCATTCTATACTCTAAATGGTAGCAGATATTTCATACCCGAAGTTCAACCAATTCACAAACCCGTTGTAGGAACAATGTTCAATTCACTTGGAGAAGCATTAGTTATGTATAAGAGTTATGCTGAAAAAGCTGGTTTCTCTGTTAGAAAGTACACGGCTAAACATAAAGCAAATGGTGAGTTATCTCATCGGTTGTTTGTATGCAAAACAAATGTAGATTCAATTCAACGGAGTGTAGAGGTGCAGAAGCTACATGAACACTGTGAATTTTGCACAGCAGGATGA
- the LOC139894230 gene encoding DEAD-box ATP-dependent RNA helicase 11-like gives MGLNPLLRELERGVDILVATPGRLVDLLERARVSLQLIKYLALDEADRMLDMGFEPQIRKIVQQMDMPPPGVRQTMLFSATFPKEIQRLASDFLANYIFLAVGRVGSSTDLIVQRVEYVQESDKRSHLMDLLHAQRANGAHGKQALTLVFVETKKGADSLEYWLSMNGFPATTIHGDRTQQEREQALRSFKSGNTPILVATDVAARGLDIPHVAHVVNFDLPNDIDDYVHRIGRTGRAGKSGLATAFFNENNSSMARPLSDLMQEANQEVPAWLARYAARASYGGGKNRRGGGGRFGGRDFRRDNSYNRGGGGDYYGGGNMNNAYGPPGGYGGGYGAPGGYGGGGGYGPGVASAWD, from the exons ATGGGTCTAAACCCGCTG CTTCGAGAGCTAGAAAGAGGAGTTGACATTCTTGTTGCTACTCCTGGGCGGTTAGTAGATCTTCTCGAAAGGGCACGAGTGTCTTTACAACTCATCAAGTATTTAGCTTTAGATGAAGCAGACCGTATGCTCGATATGGGTTTTGAACCACAAATAAGAAAGATTGTACAACAAATGGACATGCCCCCACCAGGTGTGAGACAAACAATGTTATTCAGTGCAACATTCCCAAAAGAAATACAG AGATTGGCGTCTGATTTTCTTGCAAATTATATATTTCTGGCTGTGGGAAGAGTTGGTTCAAGTACTGATTTGATTGTACAGAGAGTTGAGTATGTACAAGAAAGTGATAAGAGAAGCCATTTAATGGATCTTCTTCATGCACAAAGAGCCAATGGTGCTCATGGCAAG CAAGCTCTTACATTGGTGTTTGTGGAGACAAAAAAGGGAGCTGATTCACTCGAATATTGGTTAAGTATGAATGGCTTCCCTGCCACTACCATTCATGGTGACAGAACACAACAG GAACGTGAGCAGGCTTTAAGATCATTCAAAAGTGGGAACACGCCAATCCTGGTTGCAACCGATGTAGCTGCACGTGGTCTCGATATTCCTCACGTGGCTCACGTGGTCAACTTTGACCTTCCAAACGACATTGACGACTATGTTCACCGTATCGGACGAACTGGCCGTGCTGGAAAATCGGGTTTAGCCACTGCCTTTTTTAATGAAAACAACTCCTCAATGGCTAGACCGTTATCAGATCTCATGCAAGAGGCTAATCAAGAAGTCCCAGCTTGGCTTGCTCGTTACGCTGCTCGAGCTTCTTACGGCGGAGGCAAGAACCGCCGTGGCGGCGGCGGTCGTTTTGGTGGCCGTGATTTCCGGCGAGACAATAGTTATAACAGGGGTGGTGGTGGAGATTATTATGGTGGTGGAAATATGAATAATGCTTATGGACCACCTGGCGGGTATGGTGGCGGATATGGAGCCCCTGGCGGATATGGCGGTGGTGGCGGTTATGGTCCCGGAGTTGCTAGTGCGTGGGACTGA